A window from Planktothrix sp. FACHB-1365 encodes these proteins:
- a CDS encoding uracil-DNA glycosylase family protein yields MSDHEQLSLFDFNNSEPSPPSVSSNFNRDLIPTDAKIEIPVGTYQTLEEISNHCNHCYRCELGQNRTHAVIGRGHLQAPIMIVGEAPGQNEDEQGLPFVGRSGQLLEKILESVGLSTDQEVYISNAIRCRPPNNRTPTPQEMEACKPYLLEQIRLVNPKIILLTGATAVKSILGDKRGITKIRGQWMEWEGRLCMPIFHPAYLLRNPSRETGSPKWLMWQDIQAVRDKLNELMSN; encoded by the coding sequence ATGTCTGATCACGAACAATTGAGTTTATTCGATTTCAACAATTCTGAACCTTCCCCTCCGTCTGTGTCATCGAATTTTAATCGAGATTTAATTCCGACTGATGCTAAAATTGAAATTCCTGTAGGAACTTATCAAACTTTAGAAGAAATTTCTAACCATTGTAATCATTGTTATCGGTGTGAATTAGGACAAAATCGCACCCATGCGGTCATCGGTCGAGGTCATCTGCAAGCACCGATTATGATTGTGGGGGAAGCACCCGGTCAAAATGAAGATGAACAGGGTTTACCCTTTGTCGGACGTTCAGGACAACTGTTAGAAAAAATTTTAGAATCCGTTGGTTTAAGTACCGATCAAGAGGTTTATATTTCTAATGCAATTCGTTGTCGTCCTCCCAATAATCGTACCCCAACGCCTCAAGAAATGGAAGCTTGCAAACCTTATTTATTAGAACAAATTCGTTTAGTGAATCCTAAAATTATTTTATTAACGGGAGCAACGGCGGTAAAATCTATTTTAGGCGATAAACGGGGAATTACTAAAATTAGGGGGCAATGGATGGAATGGGAGGGGCGATTATGTATGCCGATTTTTCACCCCGCTTATTTATTAAGAAATCCTTCCCGTGAAACCGGATCACCGAAATGGTTAATGTGGCAAGATATTCAAGCAGTTCGTGATAAATTGAATGAGTTAATGTCGAATTAA
- a CDS encoding phosphoribosyltransferase, giving the protein MTVNFSPTTNTILMAGGISDVATLDCNRHYRGDAIAEGKQLMLSIPLFRDRTHAGEELAKEIVLQMSFDSPQEEQKIVVYALPRGGVPVAVPVAQRLQSPLSVIVAKKITLPDNPELALGAVTSDGQVLWSKRKPLNLSLQQGMLQEAQTKAQQAWEQLSPSCPPVTPQGALALVVDDGIATGMTMAVTVKALKAYQPLAIWICVPVAPLELMPYMQEWCDRVIVLETPHPFFNVSRFYEEFEQVETQTALSLLKHQIWLQ; this is encoded by the coding sequence TTGACGGTTAATTTTTCACCGACAACCAACACCATTTTAATGGCAGGCGGAATTTCTGATGTTGCAACTCTTGACTGTAACCGTCATTATAGAGGTGATGCGATTGCCGAGGGCAAGCAGTTGATGTTATCCATACCCCTATTTCGAGATCGAACTCATGCTGGTGAGGAACTCGCAAAAGAGATTGTGTTACAGATGAGTTTTGACAGCCCCCAGGAGGAGCAGAAAATTGTTGTTTATGCCTTACCTCGTGGGGGTGTACCCGTTGCGGTTCCCGTTGCTCAACGTTTACAATCTCCGTTGAGTGTGATTGTTGCTAAAAAAATTACCCTCCCCGATAACCCAGAATTGGCTTTGGGTGCAGTTACATCCGATGGTCAAGTTCTGTGGTCAAAACGAAAACCCCTGAATTTGAGTCTGCAACAGGGGATGTTACAGGAGGCTCAAACGAAAGCACAACAAGCCTGGGAACAGTTATCTCCCAGTTGTCCCCCGGTGACACCTCAAGGAGCTTTGGCGCTGGTGGTCGATGATGGTATCGCCACTGGAATGACAATGGCCGTCACGGTGAAAGCCTTAAAAGCTTATCAACCCCTGGCAATTTGGATTTGTGTTCCCGTCGCGCCTTTGGAATTAATGCCTTATATGCAGGAATGGTGCGATCGCGTGATTGTGTTAGAAACTCCCCATCCGTTTTTCAATGTCAGTCGGTTTTATGAAGAGTTTGAGCAAGTCGAAACCCAAACCGCCTTATCGCTACTAAAACACCAAATCTGGCTACAATGA
- a CDS encoding VOC family protein — MVLHCQEAFVTLADPKMEILVNFYAHLLGIEPVSHIPHRYAEFQLPSLRLGIFQPKPTHISEFSSGGKTGMSLCLEVQDLEAAIAHLKRLGYPPPGDIITASHGREIYAYDPMGNRLILYEIPGSISSD, encoded by the coding sequence ATGGTTTTACACTGCCAAGAGGCTTTTGTCACCCTTGCTGACCCTAAAATGGAAATTTTGGTCAACTTTTATGCTCACTTGTTGGGAATAGAGCCCGTTTCTCATATTCCCCATCGTTATGCAGAATTTCAGTTACCGAGTTTAAGATTGGGAATTTTTCAACCTAAACCGACCCATATTTCTGAATTTTCTTCGGGGGGGAAAACCGGAATGAGTTTATGCTTGGAAGTGCAGGATTTAGAAGCTGCGATCGCTCATTTAAAACGTCTTGGATATCCACCGCCTGGAGACATTATAACCGCTTCTCATGGTCGGGAAATTTATGCTTATGATCCGATGGGAAATCGTTTAATTTTATATGAAATTCCAGGCAGTATTTCATCCGACTAA
- a CDS encoding N-acetylmuramoyl-L-alanine amidase encodes MGRIFLSAGHGGFENGVRDPGTIAGGTTEAQEMIRIRDLVVSELRSKGFQVIVVPDDLSQTQTIDWINAHSQFGDVALELQMGGSSNPSIRGVTAFYIAGNSQRKKQAESLLLSLLQQVPQLPNRGAKPDTETGLGSLIFIRWIAIPSLYLELGFLTNPTDRALIQTRRRDIAIGITNGLISWLNQDSTNPIPTVPPGTPVYGSIGININGRRYGENGILVNGNAFIPIDLVDKLGLNLSQISNRVRRIRYNNIVYIRAIDLRNCGISVSWDNPNRSVVLRSNIRPYNSQMDQIMGNGLTTEVQLIMFIKTQDSNLINSVPQIAKFYREEASIEGVNHDIAFCQMCLETNFLQFGGILKPEQYNFGGLGSLGGASESASFPTAEIGIRAHIQHLKAYASHEPLVQDIVDPRFEFVTRGIAPYLQQLSGRWSDDPTYGDQILALVRRLYELSGLL; translated from the coding sequence ATGGGACGAATTTTTTTATCCGCAGGTCATGGAGGATTTGAAAATGGTGTAAGAGATCCGGGTACAATTGCAGGCGGGACAACGGAAGCCCAAGAAATGATTCGCATTCGGGATTTAGTCGTTAGCGAATTGCGATCAAAGGGGTTTCAAGTGATTGTGGTTCCTGATGATCTCAGCCAAACTCAAACCATTGATTGGATTAATGCTCATTCTCAATTTGGAGATGTAGCTTTAGAACTGCAAATGGGTGGATCATCTAACCCTTCAATTCGGGGAGTAACCGCTTTTTATATTGCGGGAAATTCCCAACGAAAAAAACAAGCGGAATCCCTTTTATTATCCCTTTTGCAACAAGTTCCTCAACTTCCCAATCGAGGCGCAAAACCCGACACTGAAACGGGATTAGGAAGCTTAATTTTTATTCGTTGGATTGCGATTCCTTCCCTCTACTTAGAATTAGGATTTCTAACCAATCCCACTGATCGGGCTTTAATTCAAACCCGACGACGAGATATTGCCATTGGAATTACCAATGGATTAATCAGTTGGTTAAATCAGGACTCTACAAATCCGATTCCAACCGTTCCTCCCGGTACACCTGTTTATGGTTCTATTGGGATTAATATTAATGGTCGTCGCTATGGAGAAAATGGAATTTTAGTGAATGGAAATGCCTTTATTCCCATTGATTTAGTCGATAAATTAGGATTAAATCTCTCTCAAATTTCTAATAGAGTCAGAAGAATTCGATACAATAATATTGTTTATATTCGCGCGATAGATTTAAGAAATTGTGGCATTTCTGTGAGTTGGGATAATCCCAATCGCAGTGTTGTTTTGCGTTCTAATATTCGCCCTTATAATAGTCAAATGGATCAGATTATGGGTAATGGGTTAACCACCGAAGTGCAACTGATTATGTTTATCAAAACCCAGGATTCTAATTTGATCAATAGTGTTCCTCAAATTGCTAAATTTTATCGAGAAGAAGCCAGTATTGAAGGCGTTAATCATGATATTGCCTTTTGTCAAATGTGTTTAGAAACCAACTTCTTACAATTTGGGGGAATTCTCAAACCTGAACAATATAATTTTGGCGGTTTAGGAAGTTTAGGAGGTGCCTCAGAGAGTGCGTCTTTCCCCACAGCCGAAATCGGAATCCGAGCCCATATTCAACATTTAAAAGCCTACGCCAGTCATGAACCTTTAGTTCAAGATATTGTCGATCCTCGCTTTGAATTTGTCACCAGAGGAATCGCCCCCTATCTACAACAATTAAGCGGTCGCTGGTCAGACGATCCCACCTACGGTGATCAAATTTTAGCGTTAGTCAGAAGACTCTATGAACTATCAGGATTATTATAA